A genomic segment from Oncorhynchus clarkii lewisi isolate Uvic-CL-2024 chromosome 12, UVic_Ocla_1.0, whole genome shotgun sequence encodes:
- the LOC139420956 gene encoding transmembrane protease serine 9-like — MEVYKALCLVTLLVTLFSKVSHSQLDVCGTSPLNTRIVGGQDAPPGSWPWQASLQRSGSHFCGGSLINKEWVLTAAHCFPRISTSNLVVYLGRQNQQGSNPNEVSRTVTQIICHPNYISSTSDNDICLLKLSSSVTFTNYIRPVCLAAQGSSFYAGTTSWVTGWGTLSSGVQSLPQVLQEVDVPVVGNRQCICNYGAGSITDNMICAGLSAGGKDSCQGDSGGPLVSKQGTRWIQSGVVSFGNGCAMANFPGVYTRVSQYQTWINSQITSDQPGFITFSSNGTDSDRSVTCTALPSVRITTTTPPTTTPAPVVCGSASASLNSRIGGGSSLATAGLWPWIASLQKNGAHVCGGTLVAVDSVMSDASCFSSQPNASQWTVILGRLKQNGSNPNEVTLNVINITMSNLTGNNVAILRLASQPKLSNYIQPICVDQGTSTFSTGTKCWVAGWGTGQGGAEQVLQEFQTSVVECVNVSSSNNICIEPVTLLQGDVGGPLMCKQGSSWFQTAVLTVGSSGNATSGNATSGNGTSGNATSTNGTSKARLSRSLRASPNQVFTKTSHFKDFLTSILGTLLLPTTNTAPTTPSAGGSSGASPAHSSFSLFLVLFSLSSVLLLGWD; from the exons ATGGAAGTCTACAAAGCACTCTGTTTGGTGACTCTACTAGTTACCCTCTTTTCAAAAG TGTCTCACTCTCAGTTGGATG TGTGTGGAACCTCTCCTCTCAACACTAGGATCGTGGGGGGTCAGGACGCTCCTCCAGGGAGTTGGCCATGGCAGGCCAGTCTGCAGAGATCTGGCAGCCATTTTTGTGGGGGATCCCTTATTAACAAAGAGTGGGTGCTGACTGCTGCTCACTGCTTTCCCCG CATCAGTACATCAAATTTGGTGGTCTACCTGGGTCGTCAGAACCAGCAGGGCTCCAACCCTAATGAAGTGAGCCGTACGGTCACTCAGATCATCTGCCACCCCAACTACATCAGTAGTACCAGTGACAACGACATATGTCTGCTGAAGCTCTCCTCCTCTGTGACTTTTACCAACTACATCCGGCCAGTCTGCCTAGCTGCACAAGGCAGCTCCTTCTATGCTGGCACTACTAGCTGGGTCACAGGCTGGGGCACCCTCAGCAGTGGAGTACAAT ctctaccACAGGTCCTACAGGAGGTGGATGTGCCAGTAGTGGGAAACAGACAGTGTATCTGTAATTATGGAGCTGGCTCCATCACTGACAACATGATCTGTGCTGGTCTATCAGCAGGAGGAAAGGATTCCTGTCAG GGGGACTCAGGAGGTCCGCTTGTGAGCAAACAGGGTACTCGCTGGATCCAGTCCGGCGTTGTGAGTTTTGGCAACGGTTGTGCTATGGCAAATTTCCCTGGTGTGTACACCAGAGTTTCCCAGTACCAGACCTGGATCAACAGCCAGATTACCAGTGACCAACCAggcttcatcaccttctcatccaatgggaCTGACTCTGACCGCAGTGTCACCTGCACTGCTCTGCCATCAGTCagaatcaccaccaccaccccccctacTACCACACCCGCAC ctgTGGTGTGTGGCAGCGCTAGCGCCTCTTTGAACTCCCGTATTGGCGGGGGAAGCTCGTTGGCGACAGCAGGCTTGTGGCCCTGGATAGCCAGCCTACAGAAGAACGGAGCACACGTCTGCGGGGGCACGTTAGTGGCGGTGGACTCTGTCATGAGCGACGCTAGCTGCTTCTCCAG CCAGCCCAACGCCTCTCAATGGACCGTGATCCTGGGTCGTCTGAAGCAAAACGGCTCCAACCCTAATGAGGTAACCCTGAACGTCATCAACATCACCATGAGCAACTTGACGGGCAACAACGTGGCCATCCTCCGACTGGCCAGCCAACCCAAGTTATCTAACTACATCCAGCCTATCTGTGTGGACCAGGGAACCAGCACCTTCAGCACAGGGACTAAgtgctgggtggctggctggggcACTGGCCAGGGTGGGG CTGAGCAAGTCCTGCAGGAGTTCCAGACCTCTGTGGTGGAATGCGTGAATGTTTCATCTTCGAACAACATTTGCATCGAACCTGTGACACTACTGCAG GGTGATGTGGGTGGTCCTCTGATGTGTAAGCAGGGCAGCTCATGGTTTCAGACTGCTGTGTTGACTGTTGGCAGCAGTGGCAACGCCACTAGCGGCAACGCCACTAGCGGCAACGGCACTAGCGGCAACGCCACCAGCACTAATGGCACTAGCAAAGCACGATTGAGCCGGAGTCTTCGCGCCTCCCCCAACCAAGTCTTCACCAAAACCTCCCACTTTAAGGACTTTCTGACTTCCATATTGGGAACCTTGCTATTACCCACCACAAACACTGCTCCCACGACCCCCTCAGCTGGTGGCAGCAGTGGAGCTTCCCCGGCCCACTCCTCCTTCTCGCTCTTCCttgtcctcttctccctctcctctgtcctcctgttGGGCTGGGATTGA